Proteins found in one Pseudomonas sp. P8_241 genomic segment:
- a CDS encoding response regulator — translation MAGLRTLLERLALLHKLILGFAALLLLVLVLGVQSLRTQHSLEQDMQNLYLQELVGMEYLHEARVQLPHMMQALQRAVGTDSASIRVESLQQLHDIQNRLQLSLAQAKVTLRRAENLARLAEFDLLLQQLQRHGDHAFQLIDQGQQSQALVLLNSSEFQQLAQQADTLLYAIAQIKEASIRDTAKDIADYAERSTLLTYILLFGGLSLALLLSWLVSQSIRNPLNRVRVAVDQLAAGQLDQPIPHTDMNNETGDLARAIAKLQSESQQLEHQRWIKSHTAQLQVDLQQAETPAELAQVFLQCMASLHGICQGVLYSANEDAGTLLLMGRYATDAERPPQAKVLFGDGLLGQCAVDRQPRQFQALPEHQWRLHSPLGEMTASCLLLQPIVRSERLLGVLELAGLEPLGERELQLLHEATPRLAAAMAILERNQAVKTLLAETRRQANEMAEQALQLEEQAKALETQQSALRATEAWYRGIIEAAPDGMLVVDADGKILRTNRQLDQLFGYAAGELLGEKIERLVPVASRERHVGLRKDFVAHGDTRQMGSYLDDLQGVRKDGSHFSAEISLSHLPSLDGGETCVCASVRDVSERRQLQAALKASESQLRAVLDSSPVAMVIRDFDGRPSYCNPQFNSLFGTRLAELEGTDPAQFWVDPQARQRFLAAASQGQVLNFETTMQRAGGERFDVLVSAVSMTLGERGMDANWYFDITDRKTAEAEVQRAREAAEEATRAKSDFLATMSHEIRTPMNAIIGMSHLALRTELDHRQRNYIEKVHRSAESLLGIINDILDFSRIEAGKMNLEHIPFHLEDVLDGFASMIGLKAEDKGLELLFNTAPELPTALVGDPLRLGQVLINLGNNATKFTEQGEIVLGAELRSAEGEQAQLHFWMRDSGIGMSAEQCSRMFQPFSQADSSTTRKYGGTGLGLAISKHLVELMGGTIWVESEPGIGSTFHFEVSVGVQRDGHLRRMLTADELVGSRVLVVDDNATAREILSDMARSFGVEVDVAQSGRAALAMLVEAETRTLPYDLVLMDWRMPGMDGVETVRQMQAAKLMKTPSVIMVTAFGREEVREEASRHGLQFPVVLTKPVTPSTLLEALGTVLGKIPHVDTRANKRTDQSASAMASLRGARLLLVEDNELNRELACELLESAGIELLLANHGKEALDHLERDPHFDGVLMDCQMPVMDGYTATRKIREQPRWAKLPVIAMTADAMAGDRERALACGMNDHISKPLNVDDMFATLARWIHPGPGRGAPVVVISPLTTESTDVLPANLPGIELSSGLSTCMGKVELYLRLLRKFRTSQQSFSAEFLAARADSDPQMAIRLAHTLRGTAGNIGAIDLADAAGILEQACLSGGAGQDLTDSLVEVERCLAIVLAGLSMLTEPTAPIDAVTAPFNSEWQTQLAHVRHLLAESDTLALTALHQLQGLASGPRLVEQLHRVVQQAESFDFDQALELLENLS, via the coding sequence ATGGCCGGATTGCGCACCCTGCTTGAGCGCCTTGCGCTTCTGCACAAACTGATCCTGGGGTTTGCCGCGCTACTGCTGTTGGTGCTGGTGCTCGGTGTACAAAGCCTGCGGACCCAGCATTCGCTGGAGCAGGACATGCAGAACCTCTACCTCCAGGAACTGGTGGGCATGGAGTACTTGCATGAAGCGCGGGTGCAACTGCCCCATATGATGCAAGCACTGCAGCGTGCGGTGGGCACCGACAGCGCATCGATCCGCGTCGAATCCCTGCAGCAGTTGCATGACATCCAGAATCGGCTGCAGCTTTCGCTGGCCCAGGCCAAAGTGACCCTGCGGCGGGCGGAGAATCTGGCGCGTCTCGCCGAGTTCGACCTGCTGCTGCAACAGTTGCAGCGCCATGGCGATCACGCCTTTCAATTGATCGATCAGGGCCAGCAGAGTCAGGCGTTGGTGCTGCTCAATAGCAGTGAGTTCCAGCAACTGGCTCAGCAGGCCGACACCCTTTTGTACGCGATCGCCCAGATCAAGGAAGCCTCGATTCGCGATACGGCCAAGGACATTGCCGACTATGCCGAACGCAGCACTCTGCTGACCTACATATTGTTGTTCGGAGGCCTGTCGCTGGCGCTGCTGTTGTCCTGGCTGGTCAGCCAGTCGATTCGCAATCCGCTCAACCGGGTGCGGGTGGCCGTGGACCAGTTGGCCGCCGGGCAGCTTGACCAGCCGATCCCTCACACCGACATGAATAACGAAACGGGTGACCTGGCACGGGCCATCGCCAAACTGCAGAGCGAGTCGCAACAGCTTGAGCACCAGCGCTGGATCAAGTCGCATACCGCCCAGTTGCAGGTTGATCTGCAACAGGCTGAAACGCCCGCCGAGTTGGCGCAGGTGTTTCTGCAATGCATGGCCAGCCTGCACGGAATCTGCCAAGGGGTGCTTTACAGCGCGAACGAGGATGCTGGAACGCTGTTGCTGATGGGCCGTTATGCCACCGATGCCGAGCGGCCACCGCAGGCAAAAGTCTTGTTCGGCGATGGCCTGTTGGGGCAGTGCGCGGTGGATCGCCAGCCCCGTCAGTTTCAGGCGCTGCCGGAGCATCAATGGCGTTTGCATTCGCCGCTTGGTGAGATGACGGCCAGTTGTTTGCTGCTGCAACCCATCGTGCGCAGCGAGCGGCTGTTGGGCGTACTCGAACTGGCCGGGCTGGAGCCGTTGGGCGAGCGCGAATTACAGCTGTTGCACGAGGCCACGCCACGCCTGGCTGCCGCGATGGCGATCCTGGAGCGTAACCAGGCGGTCAAGACGCTGTTGGCAGAAACCCGTCGCCAGGCCAATGAAATGGCGGAACAGGCGCTGCAACTGGAAGAACAGGCCAAGGCGCTCGAAACCCAGCAGTCGGCCTTGCGTGCGACCGAGGCGTGGTATCGCGGGATCATCGAAGCGGCCCCGGACGGCATGCTGGTGGTGGATGCCGACGGAAAGATCCTGCGAACCAATCGCCAACTGGATCAACTGTTCGGTTACGCGGCCGGTGAGTTGCTTGGCGAGAAAATCGAACGTCTGGTGCCGGTCGCCAGTCGAGAGCGCCACGTGGGGCTGCGCAAGGACTTCGTGGCCCACGGCGACACTCGCCAGATGGGAAGCTATCTGGATGACCTGCAAGGGGTGCGCAAGGACGGCAGCCACTTTTCGGCAGAGATCAGCCTGTCGCATCTGCCGAGTCTGGACGGGGGTGAAACCTGCGTGTGCGCTTCGGTGCGCGATGTCAGTGAGCGCCGTCAGTTGCAAGCGGCGCTCAAGGCCAGTGAGTCGCAGTTGCGCGCCGTGCTCGACAGCAGCCCGGTGGCCATGGTGATCAGAGACTTCGATGGGCGTCCGAGCTACTGCAATCCGCAGTTCAACAGTTTGTTCGGAACCCGTCTGGCTGAACTTGAGGGGACGGATCCGGCGCAGTTCTGGGTCGATCCGCAGGCACGCCAGCGCTTTCTCGCTGCGGCCTCTCAAGGTCAGGTGCTGAATTTCGAGACCACGATGCAGCGAGCCGGTGGTGAACGCTTCGACGTACTGGTGTCGGCTGTCTCGATGACACTGGGCGAGCGGGGCATGGATGCCAATTGGTACTTTGACATCACCGATCGCAAGACCGCCGAGGCCGAGGTGCAGCGCGCGCGCGAGGCTGCGGAGGAGGCGACCCGGGCCAAGAGCGACTTCCTGGCCACCATGAGCCACGAAATCCGCACACCGATGAACGCCATCATCGGCATGAGCCATCTGGCGTTGCGCACCGAACTCGACCACCGCCAGCGCAACTACATCGAAAAGGTCCATCGCTCGGCCGAAAGCCTGCTGGGCATCATCAACGATATCCTCGATTTCTCCAGGATCGAGGCCGGCAAGATGAACCTCGAACACATCCCTTTCCATCTCGAGGACGTGCTCGACGGCTTCGCCAGCATGATTGGCCTGAAAGCCGAGGACAAAGGCCTGGAATTACTGTTCAACACGGCGCCTGAACTGCCGACTGCGTTAGTCGGCGATCCGTTGCGCCTGGGCCAGGTGCTGATCAACCTGGGCAACAATGCGACGAAGTTCACCGAGCAGGGCGAGATTGTGCTCGGTGCAGAACTGCGAAGCGCCGAAGGTGAGCAGGCGCAGTTGCATTTCTGGATGCGCGACAGCGGGATCGGCATGAGCGCCGAACAATGCTCGCGCATGTTTCAACCGTTCAGCCAGGCCGACAGTTCCACCACGCGTAAATACGGCGGCACCGGGTTGGGGCTGGCCATCTCCAAGCATCTGGTGGAACTGATGGGCGGGACAATCTGGGTGGAGAGCGAGCCGGGCATAGGGTCTACTTTTCATTTCGAGGTAAGCGTGGGCGTGCAGCGCGACGGCCATCTGCGCCGCATGTTGACCGCCGACGAATTGGTGGGCAGCCGTGTGCTGGTTGTCGACGACAACGCCACGGCGCGCGAGATTCTGTCCGACATGGCGCGCAGTTTTGGCGTCGAAGTGGACGTCGCGCAAAGTGGCCGAGCCGCATTGGCCATGTTGGTGGAAGCCGAAACCAGGACGCTGCCCTATGACCTGGTGCTGATGGATTGGCGTATGCCCGGCATGGATGGCGTGGAGACGGTGCGGCAGATGCAGGCTGCCAAACTGATGAAAACGCCGTCGGTGATCATGGTCACCGCGTTCGGTCGCGAAGAGGTCCGCGAAGAAGCCAGTCGGCACGGCCTTCAATTTCCGGTGGTACTGACCAAACCGGTGACGCCGTCGACGTTGCTGGAGGCGCTGGGCACAGTACTGGGCAAAATTCCTCACGTCGATACCCGGGCCAACAAGCGCACCGACCAGAGCGCCAGCGCCATGGCCAGCCTGCGTGGCGCGCGATTGTTGCTGGTGGAAGACAATGAGCTGAACCGTGAGCTGGCGTGTGAATTGCTGGAAAGCGCGGGCATCGAGCTGTTGCTGGCCAATCATGGCAAGGAAGCGCTCGACCACTTGGAGCGGGACCCGCACTTCGATGGTGTGTTGATGGACTGCCAGATGCCAGTGATGGACGGGTATACCGCAACCCGCAAAATACGCGAGCAGCCTCGTTGGGCGAAGCTGCCGGTGATCGCCATGACGGCCGACGCCATGGCGGGGGACCGCGAGCGGGCGCTTGCCTGCGGCATGAACGATCACATCTCCAAACCCTTGAACGTCGATGACATGTTCGCCACGTTGGCCAGGTGGATACATCCGGGACCGGGTCGCGGCGCTCCTGTTGTGGTCATTTCACCGCTCACGACAGAGTCTACAGACGTGCTGCCGGCCAACCTTCCCGGTATTGAATTGAGTTCAGGCCTGAGCACGTGTATGGGCAAGGTCGAGCTCTACCTGCGCCTGCTTCGCAAGTTTCGCACCAGCCAGCAGTCTTTTAGCGCCGAGTTCCTGGCGGCCCGGGCTGACAGCGATCCGCAGATGGCAATCAGATTGGCCCACACCTTGCGCGGGACGGCCGGCAACATCGGTGCTATTGATCTGGCGGACGCCGCCGGCATCCTGGAACAGGCGTGCCTGAGCGGTGGAGCAGGGCAGGACCTGACAGATTCGCTGGTGGAGGTCGAACGCTGCCTGGCCATCGTGCTGGCAGGATTGTCGATGCTGACCGAACCGACAGCACCCATAGACGCCGTCACCGCACCTTTCAATAGCGAATGGCAGACGCAATTGGCCCACGTCCGGCATCTGCTGGCCGAGAGCGACACGCTGGCGCTGACCGCCCTGCACCAACTGCAGGGGCTGGCATCAGGCCCTCGGCTCGTCGAGCAGTTGCACCGGGTGGTCCAGCAAGCGGAGAGCTTCGATTTCGATCAGGCGCTGGAGTTGCTCGAAAACCTGTCCTGA
- a CDS encoding phospholipase D family protein yields MPIYRFLPVLVFALLFALLFAGCATPTRLPHDFSAAIPASDSAFGRSIQAQAAPHEGRSGFRLLPNSSEAFRARAELIRNAQKSVDLQYYIVHNGLSTRALVREILLAADRGVRIRILLDDTASDGQEEVIATLAVHPNIHIRVFNPLHLGRSTMVTRTMGRLLDLSQQHRRMHNKLWLADNSVAIVGGRNLGDEYFDAKPDLNFTDMDLLCIGPVAQQLGVSFDQYWNSGLSQSISDFLINKPTADDLLQSRHRLEQSLQTTRIENKALYDHLMTYRSRPQLANWRKQMIWAYGKVMWDAPSKVLADDEPARSLLMATQLRPELDSVNKELIMISAYFVPQQSGMRYLLGRADAGVDVRLLTNSLEATDVPAVHGGYAPYRKELLEHGVKLYELRRQPDDPSGGSSSFGFSGGSDSSLHTKAMILDQKKVFIGSFNFDPRSVLWNTEVGVLVDSPELAGYVRKLALEGMAPAMSYQARLEHGEIVWVTEDDDQLHTLHKEPGGKWRSFKAWLSDKIGLEKML; encoded by the coding sequence TTGCCCATCTACCGGTTCCTCCCCGTCCTGGTGTTCGCACTGCTGTTCGCACTGCTGTTCGCTGGCTGCGCCACCCCCACGCGTTTGCCTCATGACTTCAGCGCGGCGATTCCCGCCAGCGATTCGGCTTTCGGGCGCTCCATCCAGGCGCAAGCCGCGCCACACGAAGGACGCTCCGGTTTTCGCCTGCTGCCCAACAGCAGTGAAGCGTTTCGGGCGCGCGCCGAGCTGATCCGCAATGCGCAGAAAAGCGTCGATCTGCAGTACTACATCGTGCATAACGGCCTCAGCACCCGGGCATTGGTGCGTGAAATTCTGCTGGCCGCTGACCGTGGCGTGCGCATACGCATCTTGCTCGATGACACGGCCAGTGACGGGCAGGAGGAGGTCATCGCCACATTGGCCGTGCACCCGAATATCCATATCCGTGTGTTCAATCCCCTGCATCTGGGGCGCAGCACCATGGTGACCCGAACCATGGGGCGCCTGCTCGATCTTTCCCAGCAGCACCGGCGCATGCACAACAAACTGTGGCTGGCCGACAACAGTGTCGCCATTGTCGGCGGACGCAATTTGGGGGATGAGTATTTCGACGCCAAACCCGATCTCAACTTCACCGACATGGACCTGCTGTGCATCGGCCCGGTTGCCCAGCAGTTGGGCGTGAGCTTCGATCAATACTGGAACAGCGGCCTGAGCCAGTCGATCAGTGATTTCCTGATCAACAAGCCTACCGCCGATGACTTGCTCCAGAGCCGGCACCGCCTGGAGCAATCGCTCCAGACCACACGTATCGAGAACAAGGCTCTGTACGATCACCTCATGACCTACCGTTCCCGCCCGCAACTCGCCAATTGGCGCAAGCAGATGATCTGGGCCTACGGCAAGGTAATGTGGGACGCACCGAGCAAGGTGCTGGCCGACGACGAACCGGCGCGTTCTCTGTTGATGGCCACGCAGCTGCGGCCTGAGCTCGACAGCGTCAACAAGGAGCTGATCATGATTTCGGCGTATTTCGTGCCGCAACAATCGGGCATGCGTTACTTGCTCGGTCGTGCCGATGCCGGTGTCGATGTGCGCTTGTTGACCAACTCGCTGGAAGCCACCGATGTGCCGGCGGTGCATGGAGGCTATGCACCTTATCGCAAGGAGCTGCTCGAGCATGGGGTGAAGCTCTATGAGCTGCGGCGTCAGCCTGACGACCCCAGTGGCGGTTCTTCTTCATTTGGTTTCAGCGGGGGGTCGGATTCCAGCTTGCACACCAAGGCCATGATCCTCGACCAGAAAAAAGTGTTCATCGGCTCGTTCAATTTCGACCCGCGCTCAGTCCTCTGGAACACCGAAGTCGGAGTACTGGTCGATAGTCCTGAACTGGCCGGCTATGTGCGCAAGTTGGCGCTTGAGGGCATGGCGCCCGCCATGAGTTACCAGGCCCGGCTGGAACATGGCGAAATCGTCTGGGTCACGGAGGACGACGACCAACTGCATACCTTGCACAAGGAACCCGGTGGAAAATGGCGCAGCTTCAAAGCCTGGCTCAGTGACAAGATCGGCCTGGAGAAAATGCTCTGA
- a CDS encoding DUF4157 domain-containing protein, with product MPAVFSRHVLRLALLLFCSGAASSVIACPTGQFQVCVVACFCAPGSEEDVGTIFDEMNQLAASGLENWIVLSRNNAATGDVQPIPLNIRAQLEPFYDIQVLDSARYKIGDETELNAANTLLQNPDINAVTLVDLIVFRNPDDAVNNVALWAHELKHVEQYQQWGVREFATRYTRDYSAVEAPAYEIQNQVDKALRPAAVEAQPPRSP from the coding sequence TTGCCAGCTGTCTTTTCCCGTCATGTTTTGCGGTTGGCGTTATTGCTTTTTTGCAGTGGCGCTGCGTCATCTGTTATCGCCTGCCCGACAGGGCAATTCCAAGTCTGCGTGGTCGCCTGTTTTTGTGCGCCCGGTTCCGAAGAGGACGTTGGGACGATCTTCGATGAGATGAACCAACTGGCAGCCTCGGGATTGGAAAACTGGATCGTGCTGTCGCGCAACAACGCGGCAACGGGCGATGTTCAACCGATCCCGCTGAACATCCGGGCGCAACTCGAACCCTTCTATGACATCCAGGTGCTCGACTCGGCTCGCTACAAAATCGGTGATGAAACGGAGCTGAACGCCGCCAACACCCTGCTGCAAAATCCCGATATCAATGCCGTCACCCTTGTCGACCTCATCGTCTTTCGCAACCCTGATGATGCGGTGAACAACGTCGCGCTGTGGGCGCATGAGTTGAAGCACGTGGAGCAATACCAGCAATGGGGCGTTCGCGAGTTTGCCACTCGCTACACCCGTGACTATTCAGCCGTAGAGGCACCTGCCTACGAGATTCAAAACCAGGTGGACAAAGCCTTGAGACCCGCCGCTGTCGAAGCGCAACCGCCCCGAAGCCCCTGA
- a CDS encoding addiction module antidote protein, with amino-acid sequence MHQAGLAEPDNRISDKYLAAQLESCLQTNDPGVLVTALGNIARVKGMSQLARDTGISRATLYRALSKDGDPSLSIVLKVAAALGIKVKIVVVTVPVN; translated from the coding sequence ATGCATCAAGCAGGATTGGCTGAACCGGATAATCGAATCAGTGACAAGTATCTTGCCGCACAATTGGAAAGTTGCCTCCAGACAAATGATCCAGGTGTCTTGGTGACTGCGCTGGGCAACATTGCCCGGGTCAAGGGAATGAGCCAGCTCGCGCGCGATACAGGAATCAGTAGAGCCACTCTGTACCGAGCACTTTCCAAAGACGGTGACCCGAGCCTTTCGATCGTTCTGAAAGTGGCCGCGGCCTTGGGCATCAAAGTCAAGATCGTTGTGGTCACCGTACCCGTGAATTGA
- a CDS encoding amino acid permease: protein MNPASQPGTGAAPDDDTKVLHSMGYAQQLSRRMGVFSNFAISFSIICILSGGINSLAQGTSGAGGASIGIGWPIGCLISGVFALAMAQISSAYPTAGGLYHWGSILGNRFTGWLTAWFNLLGLVTVLGAINVGTYYFFFGAFGPGLGMEDTTTTRVIFLAILTGLQALCNHLGIGLTAKLTDFSGYLIFATALALTIVCLISAPSYEFARLVTFANYSGEAGGSVWPQVSNGWIFMLGLLLPIYTITGYDASAHTSEETRNAAMSVPRGMVMSVVWSLLFGWVMLSSFVLMLPNMDEAASKGWSVFFWAMDTQVNPTLKLALYVAIFISQVLCGLATVTSVSRMIFAFSRDGGLPFSKALSSVSPTLRSPVAAIWTGATLAVLFDWGSSVISVGETPVYTIVVSCTVIFLFFSFIIPIVLGLFAYGTPKWPTMGPWNIGRFWYTVFALLSVLSMVIIFIIGIQPPNDWALYITIGFLVLTAIVWFGFEARRFQGPPVGDMIVKRQAEIAAAEAALNKRVGG from the coding sequence ATGAATCCAGCAAGTCAGCCCGGCACCGGTGCAGCGCCGGACGATGACACCAAGGTGCTGCACAGCATGGGCTATGCCCAGCAGCTCTCGCGAAGAATGGGGGTTTTCTCCAACTTTGCGATTTCCTTTTCGATCATCTGCATCCTCTCCGGCGGCATCAACTCGCTGGCCCAGGGCACCTCGGGTGCGGGCGGTGCCTCGATCGGCATCGGCTGGCCAATCGGCTGCCTGATCTCCGGGGTGTTCGCTTTGGCCATGGCGCAGATCTCGTCGGCCTACCCCACCGCTGGCGGCTTGTATCACTGGGGTTCGATCCTGGGTAACCGTTTCACCGGGTGGCTGACAGCCTGGTTCAATTTGCTGGGGTTGGTCACGGTGCTCGGCGCGATCAACGTCGGCACCTATTACTTTTTCTTCGGTGCTTTCGGGCCGGGACTGGGCATGGAGGACACCACCACGACACGGGTGATTTTCCTGGCGATCCTGACCGGTCTCCAGGCCTTGTGTAACCACCTGGGCATCGGCCTGACGGCCAAGCTCACGGACTTCTCCGGTTACCTGATTTTCGCCACGGCCCTCGCCCTGACCATCGTTTGCCTGATCTCGGCACCCAGTTATGAGTTCGCCCGCCTTGTGACGTTCGCCAACTATTCCGGCGAAGCCGGCGGCAGCGTCTGGCCACAGGTGTCCAACGGCTGGATTTTCATGCTGGGCCTGTTGTTGCCGATCTACACCATCACCGGCTACGACGCCTCTGCGCACACCTCCGAAGAAACCCGCAACGCCGCCATGTCGGTGCCACGGGGCATGGTGATGTCCGTGGTCTGGTCGCTGCTGTTCGGTTGGGTGATGCTCAGCTCGTTCGTGCTGATGTTGCCGAACATGGACGAGGCCGCCAGCAAAGGCTGGAGTGTGTTTTTCTGGGCCATGGACACTCAGGTCAACCCGACGTTGAAACTGGCGTTGTACGTGGCGATTTTCATCTCGCAAGTGCTCTGTGGATTGGCGACAGTCACCTCTGTTTCACGCATGATCTTCGCCTTCTCCCGCGACGGCGGCCTGCCGTTTTCCAAAGCGCTGTCCTCGGTCTCCCCGACCTTGCGCAGCCCGGTCGCCGCGATCTGGACCGGTGCCACCCTCGCCGTGCTGTTCGACTGGGGGTCATCGGTGATCTCGGTCGGTGAGACACCGGTCTACACCATCGTCGTCTCTTGCACGGTGATCTTCCTGTTTTTCTCCTTCATCATTCCCATCGTGTTGGGCCTGTTTGCCTACGGGACGCCGAAGTGGCCGACCATGGGGCCGTGGAACATAGGACGCTTCTGGTACACCGTGTTCGCCCTGCTGTCGGTGCTCTCGATGGTGATCATTTTCATCATCGGTATCCAGCCGCCGAACGATTGGGCGCTGTACATCACCATTGGCTTTCTGGTGCTGACCGCCATCGTCTGGTTCGGCTTTGAAGCCCGACGCTTCCAGGGTCCACCGGTGGGTGACATGATCGTCAAGCGCCAGGCCGAAATCGCAGCGGCGGAAGCGGCGTTGAACAAACGCGTGGGTGGCTGA
- a CDS encoding iron-containing alcohol dehydrogenase, with translation MSLTGNWNYPTSIRFGVGRISELAEVCRSQGIQRPLLVTDSGLARAPITTAALNAMRDAGLGAELFCDLKPNPVEANLAGGLDAWRAGKHDGVVAFGGGSGLDMGKLIAFMSGQTRPVWDFEDIGDYWTRADESRIAPVIAVPTTAGTGSEVGRAAVIIDELTHTKRIIFHPKMMPRVVISDPALSVGMPAKVTAGTGMDALSHCLEAYCAPGFHPLADGIAVEGMRLVAQALVRAVHTPSDLEARGQMLAAAAMGATAFQKGLGGMHALAHPIGALYDTHHGMTNATLMPYVLKFNRPAIEERITRLAAYLRLPSPGFDSFLAFVLKLRKDIAVPHTLFELGVDDQQTELIADMAIVDPSAGGNPLPLTKAGVAEIFQAAFHGRL, from the coding sequence ATGAGCCTGACTGGAAACTGGAATTACCCCACAAGCATTCGTTTCGGAGTCGGCCGCATCAGCGAGCTGGCCGAGGTCTGTCGCAGCCAGGGTATCCAGCGACCGCTATTGGTCACCGACAGTGGACTGGCGCGAGCGCCGATCACCACGGCCGCACTGAACGCGATGCGCGATGCGGGTCTGGGTGCCGAGCTATTCTGCGACCTCAAGCCCAATCCCGTCGAAGCCAACCTGGCCGGTGGGCTCGATGCCTGGCGTGCGGGAAAGCACGATGGCGTGGTGGCCTTTGGTGGCGGCAGCGGTCTGGACATGGGCAAGCTCATCGCCTTCATGAGTGGCCAGACTCGCCCCGTCTGGGACTTTGAAGACATCGGCGATTACTGGACCCGCGCCGATGAGAGCCGTATTGCCCCGGTCATTGCCGTGCCGACAACCGCCGGCACGGGCTCCGAAGTGGGCCGCGCCGCCGTGATCATCGACGAGCTGACGCACACCAAACGCATCATCTTCCATCCGAAAATGATGCCGCGCGTGGTCATCAGCGACCCGGCCCTGAGCGTCGGCATGCCAGCCAAAGTCACGGCCGGCACCGGCATGGATGCCTTGTCCCATTGCCTTGAAGCGTACTGTGCCCCCGGTTTTCACCCGCTGGCTGACGGGATTGCCGTGGAGGGCATGCGACTGGTAGCCCAGGCACTGGTGCGGGCGGTACACACTCCTTCCGATCTCGAAGCACGCGGGCAAATGCTCGCGGCGGCGGCGATGGGCGCCACCGCGTTCCAGAAAGGCCTGGGCGGCATGCACGCCCTGGCGCATCCGATTGGCGCGCTGTACGACACCCACCACGGCATGACCAACGCGACCCTGATGCCCTACGTTCTGAAATTCAACCGCCCGGCCATCGAGGAACGCATCACGCGCCTGGCCGCGTACTTGCGCCTGCCCTCCCCCGGGTTCGACAGTTTCCTGGCCTTCGTGCTCAAACTGCGCAAGGACATCGCTGTGCCGCACACGCTGTTCGAGCTCGGCGTGGATGACCAGCAAACCGAGCTGATCGCCGACATGGCAATCGTCGACCCGTCTGCGGGGGGCAATCCATTGCCATTGACCAAGGCCGGCGTGGCGGAAATTTTCCAGGCGGCATTCCACGGCCGTCTGTAG